The sequence ATCCCAAACATATTTTTACTGCAGTTTCTGAAGTTCCAATAACTCCATCTGCTTCCTGAACGCGGTAAACGGATACATTTTGCTTTAAAGAATCTGTTTTATAATGAATTCTGCTGTCTGCAAAATCATTTTTTTTCATCAGGCTGTCTTTCACAATTGGAGACAGGGTACTCATAGATTGGGTCGCGATCTTTACTGTATCACCACCTTTTCCTACCACCATATCATTAAAAATGGTTTTGTAATGGCTTGATGAAATGTATTTTATACTGGCAATGGCAATGGCAATGATAATGAAAGCCGACCAAATTCTACTAAGAACCATTTGATTGATTTAATTGTTTAAACTTATCAAAAATACTTTAAACTGCAAAAGTCACAAAAGAATTAAGTACTTAGTTTTTAAAAAGGTAAGAGAGTTTTGTTATAGATATTATTAAGTGTTTGATAATCATGTGTTTTAATATGATCCTCGCTAAAGCCTTATTTGAAAATGTAAATTTTACGTTTGCAGAGGCGTTAGCACTTAGCAGAGATCATTATCAGAGTCCATTGCTGAATGAAGTGGCCTTGCGAACGAAAAATACCCACAAGGCTTTATTGTTTATTTGTGCATTTTTAGCGTTTGAAATAAAAATAACAGGCACCCATCATTGTAATTCTGAGAAAGGAAGAATCTCAATGATACCTTAGATTCTTCATTTGAATTCGTTACATTAAAAATGACAGAACATCATGACTACCCCATAAGAGCAATATAAAATTTTATATACTTATTAAAAATTACTCTTCCAGATAAACAAGATGTCCTTCAAAATCATCATCCAGGTTTTTTAACACCTTGGCATCATCCATCTTTTTTACTAATCCGTCTATAAAAAAGCTTTTTTCAAAGAACTGGCGGTGGACTCCTGGCAATAGGTCCATAAAATAATCCATTCCGAACTTGTTATTATGAAGATCCATTTTGGTTTCCAGAGGTTGATTGGGAAATAATTCTTCATGCATATCGGTCATTCTTTTACAGAAATCCAAAGCTTTTTTAGGCGAAGAAATTTTGCTGCAATACATCATAATGAAACAGCACCAGAGCGCATGCCTGAAAGCATTTCCTATCCCATTGTTAGAGGCAGTAGCAGGAAATTTTGTCTGTGCAATAGTATATGCTTTAACGGTAGCATGAAAGCTGAGTATGGCAAAAAGAGGATGGGGGAGAATCAGTGATAAGAGACGGATGATCTTCTTAAAACTCATACTCCTGATGGTATTGAAAAATATTTTAAAAGTCCTCATAAAATAAAAATCTCTCCCTAATTAGAGAGAGACTGTATTGTTTTTGTTACAGAAACTATGCTTTAGCAGCTAATAAATTAACAGTTTTAGCTACAGTGTCCTGAATTTCAGTTCTTTTTACAATGAAGTCAACAAATCCTTTTTCCTGTAGGAATTCAGAGGTCTGGAATCCTTCCGGTAAATCTCTACCAATGGTTTCACGAATTACTCTTGGGCCTGCAAAACCGATTAATGCTCCCGGTTCGGCCATGATGATATCTGCAGTCATCGCGAAAGATGCTGTAATTCCACCAAAAGTTGGGTCACAAAGGTAAGCGATGTATAAAAGACCAGCTTCTGAAAGTTGAGCCAATTTAGCTTGTACTTTCGCCAATTGCATCAAAGAATAAGTAGCTTCCTGCATTCTCGCTCCTCCAGACTGACAGATAATCATATATGGAAGTTTGTGCTTGATGCAGTAATCTATTGCTCTTCTGATTTTTTCACCCATTACAGAACCTAAAGATCCTCCGATAAAAGCAAAGTCCATACAAGAAACTACCATTTCAGTTCCTTTTACAGTTCCTACAGCGTTTCTGATAGAATCTGTAAGTTTTGTTTTTGCTTTTACTTCTTTTAAACGGTCTTTATAAGGTTTTGTATCCTTGAAGTTTAAGATATCAATACTTTCAACATTGGCATCCAGTTCGGTAAATTTACCACCGTCAAAAAGGATGTCAAAAAATTCCGCACTTCCTATTCTTACATGAAATCCGTCTTCAGGAGAAACATAACTATTTCTCTTTAATTCATCATGTTCCACAACTTTTCCGGATGGAGTCTGATGCCATAGACCTTTGGGAACGTCCTTTTTCTCATCAGTAGAGGTGGTAATGTTTTTTGCTTTTCTTTTA is a genomic window of Chryseobacterium nakagawai containing:
- a CDS encoding DUF6973 domain-containing protein yields the protein MRTFKIFFNTIRSMSFKKIIRLLSLILPHPLFAILSFHATVKAYTIAQTKFPATASNNGIGNAFRHALWCCFIMMYCSKISSPKKALDFCKRMTDMHEELFPNQPLETKMDLHNNKFGMDYFMDLLPGVHRQFFEKSFFIDGLVKKMDDAKVLKNLDDDFEGHLVYLEE
- the accD gene encoding acetyl-CoA carboxylase, carboxyltransferase subunit beta, with amino-acid sequence MAFDWFKRKAKNITTSTDEKKDVPKGLWHQTPSGKVVEHDELKRNSYVSPEDGFHVRIGSAEFFDILFDGGKFTELDANVESIDILNFKDTKPYKDRLKEVKAKTKLTDSIRNAVGTVKGTEMVVSCMDFAFIGGSLGSVMGEKIRRAIDYCIKHKLPYMIICQSGGARMQEATYSLMQLAKVQAKLAQLSEAGLLYIAYLCDPTFGGITASFAMTADIIMAEPGALIGFAGPRVIRETIGRDLPEGFQTSEFLQEKGFVDFIVKRTEIQDTVAKTVNLLAAKA